One Brachybacterium aquaticum genomic region harbors:
- a CDS encoding PTS fructose transporter subunit IIABC — protein MSAPLMTPELVRLDVAPPGDKHAVIGMMADLIAATGRAERDGLEAGLLKREESFATGMPGGFAIPHCRTEAVHEAALGLVRLSEPVDFGAPDGPADLIIAITAPAGTDDQHLKLLAQLSRALIRPEFLAALRAASTPEEVSELVMGVVAPEEKPEEKPEGKSATEPSTADGVSSTAADAAATGTTADGTVSDSTASGDTPVLLAITSCPTGIAHTYMAAESLENAAKDKGIELHVETQGSGGITPFTNEQIAAAGALIIAADVNVSGRDRFAGLPVIEHPVKRAISHAPQMIDEAVAAAADPSARRVPAGSGGKGGAAGAGGAGAGAPGAGQSWPKRIQGAVMTGVSYMIPFVAAGGLLMALGFLIAGFDVAFVAQDVATTSSLSSLPGHISYEGPTGAVQTERAGLALYLGAVLFTLGNLGMGFLVAALSGYIAFGLAGRPGIAPGFIGGAVSVLVGAGFLGGLITGLLAGLIALWFTTLTPPRWLAGLMPVVIIPLVTTFVVGGLMLLFLGRPLAALMTALQDGLSGMSGSSAILLGVIIGLMMCVDLGGPVNKAAYLFATAGLSQGTEASFQIMAAVMAAGMVPPLAMALSTVVRRRLYSPVERENGATAWLLGAAFISEGAIPFAAADPLRVIPSMMTGGAVTGALVMALGVGSQAPHGGVFVAFAISPMWGFLLAIVAGTLVAAALVTVLKEISLRRSATATSAEVVPA, from the coding sequence GGCCGATCTCATCGCAGCCACCGGTCGCGCCGAGCGCGACGGCCTCGAGGCCGGGCTGCTGAAGCGAGAGGAGTCCTTCGCGACCGGCATGCCCGGCGGCTTCGCCATCCCCCACTGCCGCACCGAGGCGGTGCACGAGGCGGCGCTCGGCCTGGTGCGCCTGAGCGAGCCGGTGGACTTCGGCGCTCCCGACGGCCCCGCCGACCTCATCATCGCGATCACCGCTCCCGCCGGGACCGACGACCAGCACCTGAAGCTCCTCGCCCAGCTCTCCCGTGCGCTGATCCGCCCGGAGTTCCTCGCCGCCCTGCGCGCTGCGAGCACCCCGGAGGAGGTGTCGGAGCTGGTCATGGGCGTGGTCGCCCCGGAGGAGAAGCCAGAGGAGAAGCCGGAGGGTAAGTCTGCGACGGAGCCGAGCACCGCGGACGGCGTCTCGAGCACCGCTGCCGACGCGGCTGCGACCGGCACCACCGCCGACGGCACGGTGTCGGACAGCACAGCGTCGGGCGACACCCCGGTCCTGCTCGCCATCACCTCCTGCCCCACCGGCATCGCCCACACGTACATGGCGGCCGAGTCGCTCGAGAACGCGGCGAAGGACAAGGGCATCGAGCTGCACGTGGAGACCCAGGGCTCCGGCGGCATCACCCCCTTCACCAACGAGCAGATCGCCGCCGCGGGCGCACTGATCATCGCTGCGGACGTCAACGTCTCCGGCCGAGACCGCTTCGCGGGACTGCCGGTCATCGAGCACCCGGTCAAGCGCGCCATCTCCCATGCGCCGCAGATGATCGACGAGGCCGTCGCCGCGGCCGCGGACCCGTCGGCCCGCCGCGTCCCCGCCGGCAGCGGCGGCAAGGGCGGCGCCGCCGGCGCGGGCGGCGCTGGGGCGGGCGCGCCGGGCGCCGGGCAGTCCTGGCCCAAGCGCATCCAGGGCGCGGTGATGACGGGCGTGTCCTACATGATCCCGTTCGTCGCCGCGGGCGGCCTGCTCATGGCGCTCGGCTTCCTCATCGCGGGCTTCGACGTCGCCTTCGTCGCCCAGGACGTCGCCACCACCAGCTCGCTGTCCTCGCTGCCCGGGCACATCTCCTACGAGGGGCCGACGGGTGCGGTCCAGACCGAGCGGGCCGGGCTCGCGCTCTATCTCGGGGCGGTGCTGTTCACGCTCGGGAACCTCGGGATGGGCTTCCTGGTCGCCGCGCTGTCGGGCTACATCGCCTTCGGCCTCGCGGGCCGTCCCGGGATCGCTCCCGGATTCATCGGCGGCGCCGTGTCGGTGCTGGTGGGCGCGGGCTTCCTGGGCGGTCTGATCACCGGTCTGCTGGCCGGCCTGATCGCGCTGTGGTTCACGACGCTGACCCCGCCGCGCTGGCTGGCGGGACTGATGCCGGTGGTGATCATCCCGCTGGTGACCACGTTCGTGGTGGGCGGGCTGATGCTGCTGTTCCTGGGCCGCCCGCTGGCCGCGCTCATGACCGCGCTGCAGGACGGCCTGTCGGGCATGTCCGGCTCCTCCGCGATCCTGCTCGGCGTGATCATCGGCCTGATGATGTGCGTCGACCTCGGCGGACCGGTGAACAAGGCGGCCTATCTCTTCGCGACCGCCGGTCTGTCCCAGGGCACCGAGGCGTCCTTCCAGATCATGGCCGCCGTGATGGCCGCCGGCATGGTGCCGCCGCTGGCGATGGCGCTGTCCACCGTGGTGCGCCGCCGGCTGTACTCGCCGGTGGAGCGGGAGAACGGCGCGACCGCGTGGCTGCTCGGCGCGGCGTTCATCTCCGAGGGCGCGATCCCCTTCGCCGCGGCGGACCCGCTGCGCGTCATCCCGTCGATGATGACCGGCGGCGCGGTCACCGGCGCGCTCGTGATGGCACTCGGGGTCGGCTCGCAGGCACCGCACGGCGGCGTCTTCGTCGCCTTCGCGATCTCCCCGATGTGGGGCTTCCTCCTCGCGATCGTGGCGGGCACCCTGGTCGCCGCAGCCCTCGTCACCGTGCTCAAGGAGATCTCGCTGCGACGCTCGGCGACGGCCACGTCCGCCGAGGTCGTCCCCGCCTGA
- a CDS encoding GH92 family glycosyl hydrolase has protein sequence MILTPSSGPVGFPTSRDGTGLRAPSAVRYAGTAGARTDAALPDLDGADALVGRTIAPGEVLRWFVHPALDAQRTWGATFVAVDLVLEDGARLSEIGPRDQYGTLATALGLGEGRILYADQWNDVQVPLDALAGRTIADVQLVLDAPADPDTYLEGQAEEELHGWIDGPYLEVPPADPPLEDPVAWVDTRRGTHSSREFSRGNTLPLTALPNGFAKFTPATDARTRRWIYEYHRTAGEDARPRLQGLALSHQPSPWMGDRHQLMLMPLRGEEPDASPSARALAFDHAEETARPDLYAVRTESGIAMRLAPTDHGALVEIDLPAGPDPAHLLIEGVDEHSRFDAAGAVFDGRVQGWIDSSPAEGYARAEGATRMFVLAEVEPAPVRVGRARGDSSGAVLTLPAGTTRVRLRLVTSLIGQEQAGRTFARELAGRSLEEIRAAAHGAWERRLRVIDATGATPAQRRTLYGNLYRLNLYPSSHWEDAGTGGRTEPVHASPVLPLRGRATDTRTNAQVVAGRIAVDHGFWDTYRTAWPAYALLYPEIAAALADGFVQQHREGGWIARWSSPGYADCMTGTSSDVAFADLAVKGVPLPDPVGAYEAGLRNATVAPTSVGVGRKGGATAVFRGFVPSDVGVGESVSWSLEACVNDAALAAQAALLAERAEADGDVHRAARLREESHYLEARARSYALLWDPETEFFRGRRRDGTFSLPDEEFDPLDWGGDYTETNAWTFAFHVPHDPEGLAALQGGRHMLRGRLEQYLHTPEEADRPGTYDHVLHEMVEARGVRLGQLGFSNQPAHHIPFLFHHVGAPEEASRLVREIQRRLFVGEQIGQGYPGDEDNGEMSAWWLLTALGLYPLQLATGRYHLVAPLFAQASVRPLGGEPFVVSASRPGGVPPHDEDTCITAMTVRGRPHAQSWIDHADLRGRLHVDLGTEPGDWGEVPPSPTGPGERPMPLRDLFATDPANPLLDDDASTELTLSTSSAVLELPELGEAAQARFLTLTSGAETGGDPIAWRLEGSADGVTWEVLDARSAQSFRWRRQTRPFEISSPRRCTRHRLVITTSQGPLRLAQLELLA, from the coding sequence ATGATCCTCACGCCTTCCAGCGGTCCCGTCGGCTTCCCGACCAGCAGGGACGGCACGGGACTGCGCGCCCCGTCGGCCGTGCGCTACGCCGGCACCGCCGGCGCCCGCACCGACGCCGCTCTGCCCGACCTGGACGGCGCGGACGCGCTCGTCGGCCGGACCATCGCACCGGGAGAGGTGCTGCGCTGGTTCGTCCACCCCGCGCTGGACGCGCAGCGGACCTGGGGCGCGACCTTCGTCGCGGTGGACCTGGTGCTCGAGGACGGCGCACGGCTCTCCGAGATCGGCCCGCGCGACCAGTACGGCACCCTCGCCACCGCCCTCGGGCTCGGTGAGGGACGGATCCTCTACGCCGACCAGTGGAACGATGTCCAGGTGCCCCTCGACGCGCTCGCCGGCCGCACCATCGCCGACGTGCAGCTGGTGCTGGACGCCCCCGCGGACCCCGACACGTACCTCGAGGGGCAGGCCGAGGAGGAGCTGCACGGCTGGATCGACGGCCCCTACCTTGAGGTCCCGCCCGCCGACCCGCCGCTCGAAGACCCCGTCGCCTGGGTCGACACCCGCCGCGGCACCCACTCCTCCAGGGAGTTCTCCCGCGGGAACACCCTGCCGCTGACCGCGCTGCCCAACGGCTTCGCGAAGTTCACCCCCGCCACCGACGCCCGCACCCGGCGCTGGATCTACGAGTACCACCGCACCGCCGGCGAGGACGCCCGCCCGCGCCTGCAGGGCCTTGCCCTCTCGCACCAGCCGAGCCCCTGGATGGGCGACCGCCACCAGCTGATGCTCATGCCGCTTCGCGGCGAGGAGCCCGACGCGAGCCCGTCGGCCCGCGCGCTCGCCTTCGACCACGCCGAGGAGACCGCCCGTCCCGATCTCTACGCGGTCCGCACCGAGTCCGGGATCGCGATGCGCCTGGCCCCCACCGACCACGGCGCACTGGTCGAGATCGACCTGCCGGCCGGTCCCGACCCCGCGCACCTCCTGATCGAGGGCGTGGACGAGCACTCGCGGTTCGACGCCGCCGGCGCCGTCTTCGACGGCCGGGTGCAGGGCTGGATCGACTCCTCCCCGGCCGAGGGCTATGCCCGTGCCGAGGGGGCGACCCGCATGTTCGTCCTCGCCGAGGTGGAGCCCGCGCCGGTGCGCGTGGGCCGCGCCCGCGGCGACAGCAGCGGTGCCGTGCTCACCCTGCCCGCCGGCACCACCCGGGTGCGCCTCCGCCTGGTCACGAGCCTCATCGGCCAGGAGCAGGCGGGGCGCACCTTCGCCCGGGAGCTCGCCGGGCGCTCCCTCGAGGAGATCCGTGCCGCCGCGCACGGCGCCTGGGAGCGGCGGCTGCGGGTGATCGACGCGACCGGGGCCACCCCCGCCCAGCGCCGCACCCTGTACGGGAACCTGTACCGCCTGAACCTCTACCCCTCCTCCCACTGGGAGGACGCCGGCACGGGCGGTCGCACCGAGCCCGTGCACGCGAGCCCCGTCCTTCCCCTGCGCGGCCGCGCCACGGACACCCGCACGAACGCTCAGGTCGTCGCCGGGCGGATAGCGGTGGACCACGGCTTCTGGGACACCTACCGCACCGCCTGGCCCGCCTATGCGCTGCTGTACCCGGAGATTGCCGCGGCGCTGGCCGACGGGTTCGTCCAGCAGCACCGCGAGGGCGGCTGGATCGCCCGCTGGTCCTCCCCGGGCTATGCCGACTGCATGACCGGCACCAGCAGCGACGTCGCCTTCGCGGACCTGGCGGTGAAGGGCGTGCCGCTGCCCGATCCCGTCGGCGCCTACGAGGCCGGACTGCGCAACGCCACCGTCGCCCCGACCTCCGTGGGCGTCGGCCGCAAGGGTGGCGCCACCGCCGTCTTCCGCGGCTTCGTCCCCTCCGACGTCGGCGTCGGCGAGAGCGTCTCCTGGAGCCTCGAGGCGTGCGTGAACGATGCCGCGCTCGCCGCCCAGGCGGCGCTGCTCGCCGAGCGCGCGGAGGCCGACGGGGACGTGCACCGCGCCGCCCGGCTGCGCGAGGAGTCCCACTACCTCGAGGCCCGTGCCCGCAGCTACGCCCTGCTGTGGGACCCGGAGACCGAGTTCTTCCGCGGCCGCCGCCGCGACGGCACCTTCTCCCTGCCGGACGAGGAGTTCGATCCCCTGGACTGGGGCGGGGACTACACCGAGACAAACGCATGGACCTTCGCCTTCCACGTCCCCCACGACCCCGAGGGCCTCGCCGCCCTGCAGGGCGGGCGGCACATGCTCCGCGGACGGCTCGAGCAGTACCTCCACACGCCGGAGGAGGCGGACCGGCCCGGCACCTACGACCACGTGCTCCACGAGATGGTCGAGGCGCGCGGCGTGCGGCTCGGCCAGCTGGGCTTCTCCAACCAGCCCGCCCACCACATCCCGTTCCTGTTCCACCACGTGGGCGCCCCCGAGGAGGCCTCGCGGCTCGTGCGCGAGATCCAGCGGCGCCTGTTCGTCGGCGAGCAGATCGGCCAGGGCTACCCCGGCGATGAGGACAACGGCGAGATGAGCGCCTGGTGGCTGCTGACGGCGCTGGGCCTGTACCCGCTCCAGCTCGCCACCGGCCGGTACCACCTGGTGGCGCCGCTGTTCGCCCAGGCGAGCGTGCGCCCGCTCGGCGGGGAGCCCTTCGTCGTCTCCGCCTCCCGGCCCGGCGGCGTTCCTCCCCACGACGAGGACACGTGCATCACCGCCATGACCGTGCGCGGCCGCCCCCATGCGCAGTCCTGGATCGACCACGCCGACCTGCGCGGGCGGCTCCACGTCGACCTCGGGACCGAGCCGGGGGACTGGGGCGAGGTGCCGCCTTCGCCGACCGGCCCGGGGGAGCGGCCGATGCCGCTGCGGGACCTGTTCGCGACGGACCCCGCGAACCCGCTGCTGGACGACGACGCGAGCACCGAGCTGACCCTGTCGACCTCGAGCGCGGTGCTCGAGCTGCCCGAGCTCGGCGAGGCGGCCCAGGCCCGGTTCCTCACCCTGACCTCGGGGGCGGAGACGGGCGGGGACCCGATCGCCTGGCGGCTCGAGGGCTCGGCCGACGGGGTGACCTGGGAGGTGCTGGACGCCCGCTCGGCCCAGTCCTTCCGCTGGCGGCGCCAGACCCGGCCCTTCGAGATCTCCTCGCCCCGCCGCTGCACCCGCCACCGCCTGGTGATCACCACCTCCCAGGGACCGCTGCGCCTGGCCCAGCTGGAGCTGCTGGCCTGA